TGATTCACAATTAGTTACGGACTAAATCTATTCTGGCTGCACAACATAGCACAGCTAcagtgtgaaataaaaataatgtaaatacaaataaaataaccaaataattgtatattatttatatgtgaaataatatctaattatCATTAGGAAGGCTCCATTTATTTTAGATCaaagaaatatgaattaatattttgacctaaaacCTGACTACGGCAAGACACACAAACATAGTACAGTAGGAATGCCTCAATGCCCTCAATTGCATTTCGTTGCAATTATTTCGGATGTGGTATTGTCaaagataaatattatcaaagataataaatgagaactctatgACATTTCGAACTAAATTTTGATTTCCTAGATCTATTTTGTATACGTagatacgtatttcgactaccatttAATCATCATcagtaaaaaagttaaaataaattatgaaagtaattaatttttcaatttcaaaatctattattaattctaaaaattcaactttaactttggaatttttattaaattcgaaATTTCGAGCGTTTTCGTGCaaactatcaaaataattttttgattgtttgagttccgaaatttatattttaattttagcttTTTAACCCAGTAATATACATCATTCGTAAATATCATTCCCATAATAGTAAAATCGGCAGAAGATAGATGTATGACGGAAGAgttggttttattttatgttggaccTCACAAAcaaggaaaataaataataatactaatatctatatgtaatatatttattctctTTGTTTGTAAGGCCCAACATAAAATGAACCAACTCTATACAGACGCATACAAACCAGaaaatgtacagttttcaataaTTACCGGGTGTACGATGTCAAATCAAACGTCGTATAGCCTCCACTACataattgaattatatattatcatttaaaatcttGTTTACATGTCAACGAATTTgtgtttcattattttatgaacatttgattttgaaaaggaTTCAATAGAATCATTCGGCCTCAAAGCTGTTGTATACTGACCCACTCTGCGGGTTAATGATGTCTCgcgaaaatttatttcttagttTCAAGTCTAGTAGAGATTcacagtttaatttattttgtaaaataaattttgttgaaacacAACAAATTATACGCCAAACACACCAGTTTCCAATTACCACTGCTCTGAAGGATCAAATTTTGCCGGGCTCGTCGCTGCATGATCACACAAtgatagtaaaaaattatttatttatgtattttacgataaaatattgtaataattattaattaagtataGTAAAAAACCGGATACTTATCCCGTTTTGATCTGATATTATCCgttgaaaatgattaaattagaTGAGTCACAAAATCAAAACATTgatcattatcatttttattttcattattataaaactccgctttataaattttattaatatattttaatttattaataaaaattattagggCATTATTCTTAAGTcccaaaatatgtttttgtatggTATAATGTATAATTTCAAAGGATTTTGCCTTGTTCTTTTCTATTCTCTTCCTATAGAATAGCACAAACAACTAAATCGGAACATTCCCTAATATTGCATTTTAGCAGGCATGGATTGGccaagacaaaaaaatttgcattctcGTATCCTTTCAAATTATCTGCATTCTCTTATTTTAATTGCGACTGAACTACTATTGGTTTTTCTAAATCAGATACAGGCGAAACTTGTTCAGCAAAGTCATATGatagcttaaaatttttaatatcacaatATAGTAAAATATCGGAACTCATTAAAAACCTGGGTTTGTCGGATTTCTGGATTTGTTCGAATTACTggaattgtataaaataattcatgatcaataaaataaagcatttcATAATCTACTAATTTAACAAGGTTTATTTATTACACGCTTAAGGTTTACGCTTAAGGTGTCGGACTACTGAATGTTCGGATTTCAATTTATATCGGTCGCAATAGTCGATATGTCGTTATATCTGATGTTATAACCGATGCATTAATATATGTGTTTATATAGAAATTAGATCAGAACCTTTATATTTCGTCATTATAGGTTTGTCGTTATAAATGATGTCATTAAAACCAGCTTTGACTACAGTAATTTTTACGATTGGCTACTAAAGTGCAATAGCCATAGCTGATTAAGCTGCCATTCCACTATTTGTATTACACTCATGTCTCGCTATGTAGCATTTTCGTTTCCATAACACTTGTAAAGTTACATCTTCGAAGACTTGCACAACATTCTAGGTCTAGGCTTTAGTTGACGAAAAgcttttaagaattatttctaaaataaaagtaaagctATTTTGTaagaatattctttattttaatgttttctttacAATACATTAAATTCTTATGTATATTGTTATAATtcagtcaaaaaattatttcatcaaattaatATGAAGTCgtacaaaaaatgtgtttacaTTTTTCCAAACGATCAATTAATTcactgaaaaataattaaatgctaaaaaatatcacatagtgaaaaactaactatttttttaaaattatttataaattttctaatttttaaagtgAACTAATTCATCGTATTCTTGGatataaagtttttcaaaaggagtaaaattttataaagcagTGTCATTATGTTGTATGAAACAATGGATCAGTGGTATTGTTTAGGatgtgaaattgaaaatttcgtaCCACAAACTCAAATGCAAATTGAAGTTTAACAACTAGGACACAGTAGAGGAATTTGAATTGATTAATCACATATTCCATGGGTTTTTCGTTTATTCGACTAGTATTTGTTAGACACGTATTATATCAGTATTCGACtttcatatttaaacaaattgaattaaattaaaattcacatgatttaaaaaaaatttccggggGCACAATGATAATTTCATATTCCGTTGTTTAAGTTTCCGAGTATGAAGTCGTTCAACATGAATTTAATTGTGCAAAGACTTGTCGACATTATGCAAATCCCCTACTGaccaatatattaaaaatttataatgtaaaacAATCAAATCTGTAATTTTTGATCCCTAAGCAAATAACACAACCACTTCCTAAAAGACTCATTTTGACagcgacattttttttaattggcaaTTTTTCTAAAAGGGGTAAGTTAGGCAAGTTTTTCAAGGGTAAGTAAGTTTTTCCTCTTAAAAAAAGTTGAGGTAGTAGGGCTTTATCAAAACATGCATCCCTTTAAATTTTCCAGCTTTGCTAGCCCATGCGAAGCAAGTtgaatgatataattttattcagatGGATACTGAGGCTTTATCGTATCCAAATAAATATCTACATAACTAAGTagaataacaaattttgaaaaacttcatattattcacaaaaaaaaaaattaaaatcctacTTTCAATTGTAAGTAATCGGATGAAGTTCAGAAACAATACCAATTAATTTACTCTGAAATGCACTAAAAgagaatttttcatcaaaacgaTGTCGACCATTCGTTCCTATTCGATCAGCAATTTCTGTATTTAGTACAATTCTCGACATATTGTTCGCAAATTTACCACTATTTGCATCACTCAAAAACCCTGTAATTTGATCAATAACAGTTTCTGTTGGACCACCTGAATTACACGCAATTACCGGTTTCCCCGCATACATAGCTTCTAATGGCACAATCCCAAAATGTTCGTTACTGGGCGTATACAACAGACAATTGCATTGCTTTAACAGTGAAACTTTTTGCATATCGGTTGGTGATTTTAAAAAAcgtactttatttaaaatattcatattttccgCTGCTTTTActaattcttgaaaatattctACATTCTCAGAAACTCTTGAATCATATCCACCagctattattaaataaattggttCAAATTCTTGTGTGGATAACATATCTTTGAGTTCAACAAATGCTTCTATcgctaataaaatattctttttacgTTCATAAcgatttatcgatagaaaaataaTCGCATTTCTTGGTATATCATGGCAAATATCTTGAATGGGAAcgactttaaataaatcaaaattcgaTGTATTTATCGATGGATATAAAACTTCGATATTTAAATCCCACAGGCTACGGAACGTGTTTTTAAAAACTGATGATGTGAAATAACTATTTACCAAGGTTTTATGCGCCCAATATATGGAATATTCTTCCATTAAATTCAATGGCATTCGATATATTTGTTTCAAGGTACCACCCGGTTGACTTAGTAGCATATCAGGATAATGacaatagtaaataatttttgattttgtaaataaccGTAAAATCGGTATAACTACCGAAATTGAATCCACAAATATTATATCAGctgttttatcaaataatattatatgaaatgcagctaaaataaatcgaaaatatgcaCAAAGTGCAACACACTTGCCAAATATTGAACGTGGAAACCAATCAGCGACCACTTTTATATCAAACGTTCCATCTTTAGTTTCACTAAAACAATGACTGGGATCATGATGATTTGTGACAAATTTAACTTGGTAATTATTTTCGTGTAATGCTAATGCTGCATCTACTACAAGACGTTCAGCTCCACCAATTCCTAAATCTGGATGAATGAATATCACTTTGGCCATAATTATCTGCAACAAAATACGGTTACGtttaaaatagcaaataattttttttatttatttatggaaaaGTAGTATTTACATGTTTGATTTGtgattaatttacatttacaggAGCATTCTTTTCTATTTAGCGGTTCATTTGCAATGCATAActcatatttgtttattttatctaaTGCGTATTTGATGGAAATTAggaaattttcaacttaataGCAAAGCATTACGTGTCAAAATCCaacaagtgataaaaaaatattgtatctaAACACACatccaagaaattaaaattttttttcaagcacTTGAAATTGTTTAcgatatatataatttatggaGATGCcggttatattattaaatgaatgtacagaaatttttatttatttggatctttttattaatgaattttgttaattccattttgttgaaatatGTACCTAATgcgcatattttttaatttaatgtttttataaacattgttGTCCATAGTATGCTTCAAAACActtcaaaactattttacataTGGAAATTATTTGGACGTCAAAATATTTATGACGTTTATGATTAAAGGTCATAACATAATTTTTCGGTAATTATTCAAGATATTGATTGATTTCGTttataaaaacttgttaaataCCTAATTAAAGGCATGAGAAAACATTTAAACTAGGATTTTATCAAAATGGAATCAAAGATGTTAatgtaatttatgttaaaactaGAGTGCTaggatattatttgaaatataaactttttgtatGGGTATGGGGTGTTAACGCTAAGATCAACCTAAATCTTTTAACTATGGGCaaagctgattttttcatttttacccaCTCTTGAACATGCTAGAAAGACCCGAGTTTTCTGCATTCGACAGCAAAAGACTTAAATTTTACGgaacagtttttaaaactttaactttCCCATCGTAACTTCCCCCTATCTTATGAATGAATTGAGCTACTTCTTACGACTTTACTATACTTATCAACTTGATTATATTTTCAacgtaaaataacaaaaaaagagCTGTAATATCTAAGCTCTCTCggttatttatatataactaCGTTGAGTATCGGTCTATATTTCATaagtctataaaaattaaatatttaataactttatttttaatctttgtaAAGCATCTACACTTTGAAAACAGATCTGTGAAAAGAACCAAAATAGTAATCTTCCGTAcatgtaaatgaaataaaatttaaatattacctatatttaatttattctttattttaaatcatctcgatatgtttattaaaaacttattctcataaaaaacaaacttttaattaatggGCCAGAGCATTTGTTGTCAAAATGTGGCTTTTGACTAAAGATAATTTTACTTgcaattactattttaaaataatttctaatttaaacgtcgaattcgaattttttttgattaattaagcGTTTGAATAAATAGCTGTAAAATACCAAAAcccgaataatttttatttaatggtttTAGTACGAATGAATTAAATTGACTTTTGAAAGTTTATACACTTTCGATTTGATTTTTCCTGGGCTCTAAGTGAtgctatacttaaatattttttcactatGTCCTACACGAacccaaaatctaaaaaaaatatgaattaattaaatcctTAAAGGCATTAATGAGTACCGTTAAAAACCACTTAACTATGTCTATGATTAAAATGATATAGCTTAAACAGTttcgaaaaagaatttttttgaaataaaaaagattaattatatatttataaacccaattatttaagtttatttttaattttattagcattatttaaaaaataaatttttttctgcttagtatttaaataaatatcgaaacGTCTTTTCCATTCATATCATACTCGTACCTTTGCGGACTTCTCTATTGATTGAAAGCGTGACGAAATTTCGTCTGCAATTtgcttcaattttaatataaaataaaatgtaagtaaaatgaaaaataaatattgaataatatttacttaatgaTATATTACCGCGAAACTTAACAAATTTCAATAGTAATAAGTATTTCGTGAAGTATGATGAAATCTAACCTCAAAACTAGGTTACAGGATGTTTTAATAagtatggttttatttttttttagcaaaatgccGCTTTCGTGTcgtttttacaaagaaaaatatccTGAAGTGGATGATGTAGTCATGGTAAACGTTCGATCCATTGCTGAAATGGGAGCATATGTTCATTTGTTGGAGTATAACAATATCGAAGGCATGATATTGTTAAGTGAGTTGTCTAGAAGGCGTATTAGATCCATAAATAAGTTAATTCGAGTGGGTAAAACGGAACCAGTTGTGGTTATTCGTGTGGATAAAGAAAAAGGGTATATTGATTTATCAAAACGGCGTGTTTCTGCCGAAGACGTTGATAAATGTACAGAACGTTTTTCAAAAGCAAAAGCAGTCAACTCAATATTAAGGCATGTAGCTGAGCTATTGCATTATGAAAATGATGCACAATTAGAAGAATTATACCAGAAAACTGCCTGGTTCTTAGAAGAAAAACATAATGCAAAACCTAGTGCATCGTACGATTTCTTTAAACAAGCTGTTCTGTAAGTATTAAAGTTTTAGGAGTTCTTAAGcgaataaagtaaattttttaattaaaattgcttttattttggtaaaaatacataacaaaatgctatatttttgtatttagagATCCAACAATCTTAGCCGAGTGTGGATTAGATGAGAAAACTAAAGAagtattgttaaataatattaaacgaaaattaaCATCGCAAGCAGTTAAAATTCGCGCCGATATCGAATGCGCGTGCTATGGCTATGAAGGAATTGATGCAGTTAAAGCGGCTTTGAAGTCCGGATTAGCTCTTTCAACTGAAGAATTacctattaaaattaatttaattgcgcCACCTTTATATGgttagtataatttttatatcatgtgtatatgaaatatataaaggtatactaagtttgtaacgcttaaaaatattgatgctctgaacaaaattttagtataggttttcataaaaaccATTGCCGGTTGTCCTTTCGTCTCTCCGTCTGTCgtcatgataactcaaaaacgaaaagagttatcaagttgaaatttttatagcgtgttcaggacataaaaagtcttatttaagttcgtaaatgatcaataaAGGTAAATTAGGTCTCGTccaccgttagagatagaacgaaagtttaaatataaaaaatgttccttataaaaaacttatctacttttgtttgaaacatttattcgttaacatcactgtttacccgcgagggagGAAATTAGGTTAGAGCATTAAACAtgtatcaagtatacatttattttatgtatgtaggtatttgcttattaatattttcactgaggaagtgagaagaaagatactcttctTACTTTGTGTTTAAGAGtggctatttttctttacttacatgacgtaaaaagcaAACGTTGCGTAATCGActctgtctatgcatggtatttcaacaattaattcagtcaattgtttgtcttgTTATTATAGCAATCGGgctatcaaaatatttgtactCAAGTAAAAATTCAGTAGGTGTTCAAAAAGTTGTACCCATGTTCAATTTTTTGCCGATAACTTTTAACTAGTAACTCCAATAAAGCTTGAGCAGAGTAACTTATTATCAGTCAACAAATCTGCCAAATCatgtaattatgtatttttttaaatataatagaaaagataataaagaaaaatataatatctgaAAAAACCTACAAAATGACTGAAAGGCCCAAATTcgcttatatattaaataaaatttttatgaaaaacgaaATTTTGAAGGAATTCTTGATTTATCAGTTTTCTTCAACTTGAAGAGGTTAAATAATTAcaggaaaattaataataattaaatttaatgaaataaattttgcttttatgattgaaaaaaaattgtaatgctCTAATGCTatacaatgaaataaataagtttttcgtgGATAAAAACCATCAcggtgaaaaaaaaagaaatataactgccttttaaatcacaaaaaaaggtGCACTCAGTTATAAGCTTTATTTTCTCTTTCACTTGCTACCATGATGGCAATTTATTAACCtcttattattctttattatataaagagatctaaaatttaatttagaagcGAATGTTGAAGAATGTGGATGTCAGCCCTTAATGAACAGTAATTTTAGTTGTCATTATATTAGACGATTGAGATTTTTTGTGGAACGAAATATAGACGTGTTTTACTCATTCGACATGGTACAATTCTATAATCGATGATATTTTAGATTGATCATATATTCTTTTTCAGTAATGACAACAAGTACACCAGAAAAACAAGACGGTTTAAAAGCACTTCAAGATGCTATCGatataattaaagaaacaaTCACGAAACTTGGTGGTGTATTCACTGTTAAAATGGCGGTAAGATTTGAACATCATCATAATTTGTATgtaatcatgtttttttttaaatatattgttttattgttgTAGCCTAAAGTTGTAACTGCTACAGACGAAGCTGAGTTAGCCCGACAAATGGAACGATTAGAACAAGAAAATGCTGAAGTTGCAGGTGACGAAGacgaagaagaagaagaaggaCAAGTGTATAATGATGGTGAACATCAAAATGGTGATGCGCATGGGGATGAAAATGATGAAGACGAAGATTAAACGAAACTTTTAAGttgtattttacatttatattgaaatattattacttacatgaataaattttttgataaaattttcatttggaaaaatttctctatttatttatgaaattatcctgcacacaaaatttttttatttgattttattaactttaataatatcaaatcgACTAAGTCGATTTGCTTAATATACtagaaacattataaaataatacaaaaagtcATGTGCCTGCTCAGTTAGCAATGGAACCAAGGTGTACACTTTATAGTCAAATACatgtcgaataatttttgattaatatagaaaatatacaaaaccgAGGAATCGAACATGGATATCTTAGTTTTGTGTTAAGCGGTTTAACCTTTCGCCCCATTAAGTTATGGTCGGTTGTACAATTTccaacaaataaaataagaaaagttgataaaagtattttgatttttgttcaatactcaattttataaaaaattcatttgcaaAAAACTCGATTTCGATATTTCGTGTaagaattttaatatagttacattgctatattttttattaagttatacTTGTTCTTAATCATAGCTGACATAAGTGTATTAAAATTCCCACACACGCTATCGATTATCTATTTCGATTTGCTATCGATGAAATCAAAGAAGTCATATctacaaacatatttaaatatccgCAAACAACTTTCCCCTATTATTTATTGtccatattgtttaaaaaaaattcacacaaataatttgttaataatgaaAACTATGAAAAGCTGAGAGTTAACTTTTGAAGGCATGTGTAGGATTATTGATTATAGGGTGTAGACATATACAAACTACTCAAGGAaagacttcaaaaataaaaaataagtgacTTGTTGcaatctaattaaaattatttattaaataaaaataataataatataagcatATTTGAAAATGGAAGAAGATATTTGTGggttaaaatttttcacatcGGAACAAATTTCCACAACAAACGATAGCTGTGATGCTTACCAAAATGTAACAACACCATCAAATTTTTACGACAATACAGTGAGTAGTACATTTAGCTTAACACTTTTTGTCAACAAAGATGATAAAATTAATGGAGAAATGCAAAATTACTTATGCGATTTTTCCCTACTGGAAAAATATCTTACTGGTAATCCAGAAAAAAGCGAAACAAACGTTCATCTTTACAATGCAATGAGTGAAAAATGTTCACAGGATAAAACAGAAATAGTAACTgtaaatccattaaaaaaacgTTTCGAATGTGAATTTTGCCAGCGtgcatttaagaaaaaatgcaatttaattgCACATGAACGAACCCACACTGGAGAACGCCCTTTTCAATGTACAATGtgcgataaaaaatttagtgaaTCGAGCAGCGTGTTTAAACATCAACGTGTTCACACCGGAGAACGACCCTAtaaatgtgatatttgtgatcgagtttttaaacaaatttgtaatttaaaacggCATCGAAATGAACATTATCGCCGTGTTTTTAAATGTGAGAAATGTAGTAAATGTTTTGTGAGAAATAATCATTTGTTACAGCATcaattaatacataataattcttTTGAAGAGAATTCAACGGACTCGAAAGAAGTAAATTAAGGTTTAACTTTTTAGTTGGAacgttttataaaaacaaaaaatgcaagTTATAAGATTGTAGCTCTATTAATTCTCTCTCTGtgaaaaaatcgaagaaatgcCTGCCAAATAATACGTATACGTTCGGGCTACGGGTTGTTTCACTTATAAAATATGTGGCACACCCGGCCACATATACACAGTTTCggaaaaatatgttcaaaatgttttccacatgataattttttatttctcaaacAAATCAcgcggtttttttttgtttttttttttttaatacgaaCTCCGaggttatatttttaacatgagcttttttctctaaataaaGTAAAGAATAAATCATAAGACTGGATGCTTAAGGCTACACCTTGTTGTATGGTgagttattatattaattaataggaACACACTATATAAGTAATTCTTATAGAGTGTTCTCAGCCTGGTAGATGAAAAATGGAGATAGCAAAATGAAGTTGTTAAGTTACACTCTGTGTAGTATTTATTTTCtcgatttattttattcgaaGTAACAATTAATATTGGTTCAAACACTGGTATGGTGACCATTTCTTGGATGTCATTTCTAAAGACAATATTTTACCGTGATTAAAACACCACCTTATACtggttgtttaatttacatcttggcataATGCATTGAACACGAGTACGAGAGAGTacgtatgtatacattaagcaatgcgCTCAAGAAAGACGTGTTATAGACATGTTTTCTTAATATAAGTTGCATgcagcttcgatatgcgttaaGTTGTACACAACACACACAGCAAAACTATCGTGCAGCTTAAAGGGAACCAAAGCCTATAGCACCTCTTTCTTACACGCATTGCTTAACGTATGCACTCTGTCATACTCGGAGATACCtatgccaagatgtaaattaaacgcatggtataaaatatatgacagTTTTACTTCATAGACATATGCGATAATTTCAAGATTAACGCGAATAGTTTTTTTCTATAGCCAACTGTCACCTTACCAATGGAGGTTTCagctttttaattttactatataGTAATATtactatacatattttaaaataagtgataAAGAAAAAAGTAGTGACTGATTTACAGAGGATTTGAAAAATTGGGATGATTTAACAGGATGAATCGTAGATCACTAACTAACTAGGCTagcttttaaatttctatttacttATGACTTAGAAAATAAGTAGTGAAATTCGAAATATGAATAtagcaaataattgaaaaaagaacTTCTATGAAACCGTCCTTGGAAACTACTCTTTTAAAAAACTCATATActcaagaaagaaaaaaatttagtgccAAAAGACCATTTTGTCAATCTATTTAAACTGTTGCTAAAATGCGTggtttaatttgattttcaaactttaatacgttatttttttgatatattttattaattattttaaagaaatttctcATCTTTGTGAGAAAGTTagcaaaaatttagaaataaaaaaaaatattttctgtgttattcattgaaataaatataaaagattatGTAGATGgagacaaataaattatttataaattatatttaaaataataaatatacttgtTAGAAGTTTTCAGGAAGACCATATAAGCTTTCGAacttaagtaaattttaattttttggtaattaaaTATATGGTTATATTTTTTACGGTGTAGAGGTTTATTCATTTcgtggtgaaaaaaa
This genomic interval from Chrysoperla carnea chromosome 1, inChrCarn1.1, whole genome shotgun sequence contains the following:
- the LOC123300429 gene encoding alpha-1,3/1,6-mannosyltransferase ALG2 — protein: MAKVIFIHPDLGIGGAERLVVDAALALHENNYQVKFVTNHHDPSHCFSETKDGTFDIKVVADWFPRSIFGKCVALCAYFRFILAAFHIILFDKTADIIFVDSISVVIPILRLFTKSKIIYYCHYPDMLLSQPGGTLKQIYRMPLNLMEEYSIYWAHKTLVNSYFTSSVFKNTFRSLWDLNIEVLYPSINTSNFDLFKVVPIQDICHDIPRNAIIFLSINRYERKKNILLAIEAFVELKDMLSTQEFEPIYLIIAGGYDSRVSENVEYFQELVKAAENMNILNKVRFLKSPTDMQKVSLLKQCNCLLYTPSNEHFGIVPLEAMYAGKPVIACNSGGPTETVIDQITGFLSDANSGKFANNMSRIVLNTEIADRIGTNGRHRFDEKFSFSAFQSKLIGIVSELHPITYN
- the LOC123304427 gene encoding eukaryotic translation initiation factor 2 subunit 1: MPLSCRFYKEKYPEVDDVVMVNVRSIAEMGAYVHLLEYNNIEGMILLSELSRRRIRSINKLIRVGKTEPVVVIRVDKEKGYIDLSKRRVSAEDVDKCTERFSKAKAVNSILRHVAELLHYENDAQLEELYQKTAWFLEEKHNAKPSASYDFFKQAVLDPTILAECGLDEKTKEVLLNNIKRKLTSQAVKIRADIECACYGYEGIDAVKAALKSGLALSTEELPIKINLIAPPLYVMTTSTPEKQDGLKALQDAIDIIKETITKLGGVFTVKMAPKVVTATDEAELARQMERLEQENAEVAGDEDEEEEEGQVYNDGEHQNGDAHGDENDEDED
- the LOC123291522 gene encoding zinc finger protein 84-like, whose product is MEEDICGLKFFTSEQISTTNDSCDAYQNVTTPSNFYDNTVSSTFSLTLFVNKDDKINGEMQNYLCDFSLLEKYLTGNPEKSETNVHLYNAMSEKCSQDKTEIVTVNPLKKRFECEFCQRAFKKKCNLIAHERTHTGERPFQCTMCDKKFSESSSVFKHQRVHTGERPYKCDICDRHQLIHNNSFEENSTDSKEVN